In Aegilops tauschii subsp. strangulata cultivar AL8/78 chromosome 3, Aet v6.0, whole genome shotgun sequence, one genomic interval encodes:
- the LOC109739346 gene encoding protein RETICULATA-RELATED 6, chloroplastic has protein sequence MLPHAPSRYPGAAKFKPLVPAKPPLSPASSSSSRGNLCAAAAAASRRDFLLLVPSLAAASTALQYLPLAASAADDEKPAPTPPPAPAPAPAPEPDGEAALSRMYDATVIGEPQAVGKDARGRVWEKLMAARVVYLGEAELVPDRDDRVLELEIVRKLAARCADAGRTLSLSLEAFPCDLQEQLNQFMDGRINGNNLRLYTSHWAPERWQEYEPLLNYCRDNGIKLIACGTPLEVVRTVQAEGIKGLSKEQRKSYAPPAGSGFISGFTSISGRSLIDKTSSSRVSPFGPSSYLSAQARVVDDYTMSQIIMKEISTGDPSGMLVVVTGASHVMYGSRGIGVPARISKKMQKKKQVVILLDPERQGIRREGEIPVADLLWYSAAKPCSRNCFDRAEIARVMNAAGRRREALPQDIQKGIDLGVVSPEILQNFFDLEKYPVVDELIHRFQGFRERLLADPQFLNRLAIEEGISITTAVLAQYEKRKGRFFEEIDYVLTDTIRGSVVDFFTVWLPAPTISLLSIADNGSGESLELVRGLLGSLPDNAFQKGIVGQNWDINQRFASVLVGGLKLAGVGFVSSIGAGVASDVLYAARRVLSPTSIEAERPRAPIWKAASVYSGFLGTSANLRYQVIAGLVEHRLGEYLVSYYNQPFLANVLSFVARIINSYFGTQQWIDLARSTGIQTSEEEPPSPDTPISSEIPVLECGTAEVQSTDDINKNQSGEQT, from the exons ATGCTGCCCCACGCGCCCTCCCGTTACCCGGGCGCCGCCAAGTTCAAACCCCTCGTCCCCGCCAAACCGCCACTCTCTcccgcgtcctcctcctcctcccgcgggaacctctgcgccgccgccgccgccgcctcccgccgcgaCTTCCTCCTGCTCGTCCCGTCCCTGGCCGCAGCGTCCACGGCCCTCCAGTACCTCCCCCTCGCGGCCTCCGCCGCGGACGATGAGAAGCCGGCCCCAACACCGCCGCCAGCTCCGGCCCCAGCACCGGCTCCGGAGCCCGACGGGGAGGCGGCGCTGTCGAGGATGTACGACGCCACGGTCATCGGCGAGCCGCAGGCCGTGGGGAAGGACGCGCGCGGGAGGGTGTGGGAGAAGCTCATGGCCGCGCGGGTCGTCTACCTCGGGGAGGCCGAGCTCGTGCCCGACCGCGACGACCGGGTGCTCGAGCTCGAGATCGTCAGGAAGCTGGCCGCTCGCTGCGCGGACGCCGGGAGGaccctctccctctcgctcgaGGCCTTCCCCTGCGACCTCCAGGAGCAGCTCAACCAGTTCATGGATGGGAG AATTAACGGCAACAACTTAAGGTTGTACACATCTCACTGGGCACCGGAGCGCTGGCAGGAGTATGAACCTCTTTTAAACTACTGCCGTGATAATGGAATCAAGCTTATTGCATGTGGAACTCCACTTGAG GTGGTAAGAACTGTCCAAGCAGAAGGAATCAAAGGCCTCTCAAAAGAGCAGAGGAAGTCGTATGCTCCTCCAGCTGGCTCAGGCTTCATTTCTGGCTTTACATCCATCTCAGGCCGATCATTGATAGACAAGACTTCATCCTCTCGTGTCTCTCCTTTTGGCCCTAGCTCATATCTATCTGCACAGGCAAGAGTAGTTGATGATTATACCATGTCCCAAATAATAATGAAGGAAATTAGTACTGGAGACCCTTCAGGGATGCTCGTTGTTGTAACTGGTGCAAGCCATGTTATGTATGGGTCACGAGGGATTGGTGTTCCTGCCAGAATATCTAAAAAGATGCAAAAGAAAAAGCAAGTTGTGATCCTTCTTGATCCTGAGAGGCAAGGTATAAGGCGAGAAGGTGAAATCCCCGTAGCGGATTTATTGTGGTATTCTGCTGCCAAGCCATGCAGTCGAAATTGCTTTGACCGTGCTGAAATCGCTAGAGTTATGAATGCAGCTGGTAGGAGGCGTGAAGCTCTGCCCCAG GATATTCAGAAAGGAATAGATCTTGGTGTAGTTTCTCCTGAGATATTGCAGAACTTTTTTGACCTTGAGAAATATCCTGTCGTGGATGAATTGATTCACCGATTCCAA GGTTTCCGTGAAAGGTTACTGGCAGATCCCCAATTCTTGAATAGATTAGCTATCGAAGAGGGTATATCAATAACTACAGCTGTCTTAGCACAATATGAAAAACGGAAAGGACGGTTTTTTGAAGAGATCGACTATGTCCTTACTGATACAATTAGAGGTTCTGTTGTTGACTTTTTTACAGTCTGGCTTCCTGCTCCTACTATTTCGCTCTTATCTATTGCTGACAATGGTTCTGGTGAGAGCTTGGAGCTTGTTAGAGGATTGTTAGGGTCACTGCCAGATAATGCATTTCAAAAGGGTATCGTGGGCCAGAATTGGGACATTAACCAGAGATTTGCATCAGTACTAGTGGGTGGTCTGAAACTTGCTGGTGTTGGATTTGTTTCCAGTATTGGAGCTGGAGTTGCTTCGGACGTTTTGTATGCTGCTCGTCGAGTTTTGAGTCCTACAAGTATAGAGGCAGAACGCCCAAGAGCTCCCATTTGGAAAGCAGCTTCTGTGTATAGTGGCTTCCTTGGAACATCAGCAAATCTGCGGTATCAG GTCATTGCTGGTCTGGTGGAGCATCGGCTTGGAGAGTATCTTGTGTCATACTATAACCAGCCATTTCTTGCTAATGTGCTGTCCTTTGTTGCACGGATAATCAATTCATACTTTGGAACACAG
- the LOC120976838 gene encoding sorting nexin 2B — protein sequence MMAAESPATANHPADQHLETLALDSPSAASAAASTDPLLHPPPSPSPPSARAAAANGDPFVEENGEDESPPILPTPDSPVVSREPSPLSYQITVTDPKKHDEAATGAAGVIPGSGSYFSYLVTTRAADGSEFRVRRRFRDVVTLADRLAATHRGLFVPARPDKSIVEGQVMQRHEFVNQRCVAVQRYLCRIAAHPTVSRSDDFHTFLTDPSGIPTSEGESPRFNPAITAASPTAVTTPTTPTKGGRDFFGMFKDLKQTVANGLMAVRPPPVEEETDAKFLFHKAKLEQLEQQLAATSQQAEAFAKAHEDFRTTTAHLGMTFVKLAKFEKDQSTCSSHRTRAVNINNFANAVVKVSRSQTKLDAEIVKHLDTIHKYLETMTSVHNAFTDRSNALLHIQSLSSDLFALHNRVAKLESVSSRGIDQERTRYQKVEELKETIRTSEDAKSHARKEYELIKENNMNEIKRFNKEIRQDLVEMMKGFVTSQVAQSDNIASIWAKLAEDTKGYADRSS from the exons ATGATGGCCGCCGAGTCCCCGGCGACGGCGAACCACCCCGCCGACCAACACCTCGAGACCCTCGCCCTCGATTCCCCATCTGCCGCATCGGCCGCTGCTTCTACCGACCCACTGCTCCACCCTCCTCCCTCCCCCTCGCCCCCCTCCGCTCGCGCCGCGGCCGCGAACGGCGACCCGTTCGTCGAAGAGAACGGTGAGGATGAATCCCCTCCGATCCTCCCCACCCCCGACTCCCCGGTCGTTTCCCGCGAGCCGTCACCGTTGTCCTACCAGATCACCGTCACCGACCCCAAGAAGCACGATGAGGCCGCCACCGGAGCGGCGGGCGTCATCCCTGGCTCCGGCAGCTACTTCTCCTACCTCGTCACCACCCGGGCCGCCGACGGCAGCGAGTTCCGCGTGCGGCGGCGCTTCCGCGACGTGGTGACCCTCGCCGACCGCCTCGCGGCCACCCACCGCGGCCTCTTCGTCCCGGCGCGCCCCGACAAGAGCATCGTGGAAGGGCAGGTCATGCAGCGGCATGAATTCGTGAACCAGCGCTGCGTCGCGGTCCAGCGCTACCTCTGCCGCATCGCCGCGCACCCCACCGTCAGCCGGAGCGACGACTTCCATACCTTCCTCACTGATCCTAGCGGTATTCCGACCTCCGAGGGTGAGTCTCCCAGGTTCAACCCCGCGATTACTGCCGCCTCGCCGACGGCTGTTACTACACCAACGACGCCTACAAAGGGCGGGCGAGACTTTTTTGGTATGTTCAAGGACCTGAAGCAGACGGTCGCGAATGGGTTGATGGCGGTGAGGCCGCCTCCAGTGGAGGAGGAGACTGACGCAAAGTTCCTCTTCCACAAGGCCAAGCTCGAGCAATTGGAGCAGCAACTCGCAGCGACATCTCAGCAG GCAGAGGCGTTTGCTAAAGCTCATGAGGATTTTAGAACAACTACAGCTCACTTGGGAATGACATTCGTTAAGCTGGCGAAATTTGAAAAGGACCAATCTACATGCAGTTCTCACAGAACTCGAGCTGTTAATATTAACAATTTTGCAAATGCTGTTGTCAAAGTCAGCAGGTCTCAGACAAAACTGGATGCTGAAATTGTGAAACATCTG GACACTATCCATAAATACCTGGAGACGATGACTTCTGTCCACAATGCATTTACTGATCGCTCTAATGCTTTGCTCCATATCCAAAGTCTATCATCAGACTTATTTGCTTTGCACAACCGGGTGGCGAAACTTGAATCTGTGTCATCAAGAGGAATAGATCAGGAGAGGACGAGGTATCAGAAGGTTGAAGAACTGAAagaaacaataagaacatcagAAGACGCGAAAAGTCATGCACGCAAAGAGTATGAACTTATCAAG GAAAACAACATGAATGAAATTAAGAGATTTAATAAAGAGATACGCCAGGATTTGGTGGAGATGATGAAAGGCTTTGTAACAAGTCAG GTTGCACAGTCAGACAATATTGCTAGTATATGGGCAAAGTTAGCAGAAGACACAAAGGGATACGCGGACAGGAGCAGCTGA